A window of Helicobacter pylori genomic DNA:
GACAAAAAGGCATGCGAAGAGATTTTTTAATGACTTTTATTGTTTTTTACCTTTAAGGTAATTTTGCTTATTAAGTGTTTTAACGCACTCTTTTGGCGTGTCAAAAAGCTTTCATTCATGATGATTTTTTAACCTCCAAACTCCCCTATAACCCCAAAATTTAGGCACTCTTAAGCTAAGTCTAAGTCTACTATAATCAAAAGATTTTAAGGGAAACTTAAATTGTATTTATATTTGAGAATTTGATAAAAATATTAAAGGAAAATATATTATATCATGAAAGCTTTTAAGGTTGATTTAAGCAGTAGTGAAAATCAAAGCATTTTAAAACCCAGCACACGCTATTCTCTTTCTAACCAAACCCATCAAGCTAGTGAAGTAGCTAGAAAAATTTACGAACTCATTAAAAACGCCAAATATTCTAACGACAATATCATTTTAAACCACAATGAAATTAAAGAAGCCTTTTTTAGCCCGTTCAAACCGCAGCTAAAAACCGCTCAAGTGTTCCTATCGCATTCGCATGTAGACAGAAATAAGGCTTTAGAGGTTAAAAACTATTTAGAAATCCAAACAAAATGCAAAGTGTTTATAGACTCTCTCTTTTGGGATTATAAAAACGATGTCTTAAACGAATTGGAAAAATACGATGATATAAGCGAGATTGAAGACGCTTTCACGCT
This region includes:
- a CDS encoding toll/interleukin-1 receptor domain-containing protein, producing the protein MKAFKVDLSSSENQSILKPSTRYSLSNQTHQASEVARKIYELIKNAKYSNDNIILNHNEIKEAFFSPFKPQLKTAQVFLSHSHVDRNKALEVKNYLEIQTKCKVFIDSLFWDYKNDVLNELEKYDDISEIEDAFTLILRESLQDMIEKCPYFVFLQSENSVSNQGLSQITYFAWIYEELKIANTLIASTTLKESRIKAMHVSYDATNLLRMFKLISLDSLCKKISPNL